One genomic window of Cupriavidus malaysiensis includes the following:
- a CDS encoding DODA-type extradiol aromatic ring-opening family dioxygenase, giving the protein MRHAFPTLFVSHGAPTFALEPGLAGASLMALGAELPRPRAIVVVSPHWTTRGGVGVTASEAPATLHDFGGFPPALYQLGYPAPGLPAMAEEIRRLLSAAGWSSLADPRRGLDHGAWVPLLHLVPTADVPVLQVSLPMPLDPLGAWQLGRALRPLREAGVLLVGSGSLTHNLYEFRAARAPVEGYVERFARWTAHALQAADLDALLDYRNRAPEAERAHPTEEHILPLFVALGAAGEHYALRVLEGGVQHGVLAMDHYLFCPSTVPSAQDMLHAAIPS; this is encoded by the coding sequence ATGCGCCATGCCTTTCCGACCCTGTTCGTTTCGCACGGCGCCCCGACCTTTGCCCTCGAACCCGGCCTGGCGGGGGCAAGCCTGATGGCGCTGGGCGCCGAACTGCCGCGTCCTCGCGCGATCGTCGTCGTGTCCCCGCACTGGACGACCCGGGGCGGGGTCGGCGTCACCGCCAGCGAGGCGCCCGCGACGCTGCACGATTTCGGCGGTTTCCCGCCGGCGCTGTACCAGCTCGGCTATCCGGCGCCCGGCCTGCCTGCGATGGCGGAGGAAATCCGCCGGCTGCTGTCGGCGGCTGGATGGTCCTCGCTCGCCGATCCGCGCCGCGGACTCGACCATGGCGCCTGGGTGCCGTTGCTGCACCTGGTACCGACGGCCGACGTCCCGGTCCTGCAAGTGTCCTTGCCCATGCCGCTCGATCCGCTTGGCGCCTGGCAACTCGGCCGGGCCCTGCGGCCGCTGCGCGAGGCGGGCGTCCTGCTGGTCGGCTCGGGGAGCCTGACCCACAATCTGTATGAATTCCGGGCCGCCCGCGCCCCGGTCGAAGGATATGTGGAGCGCTTTGCCCGCTGGACGGCGCATGCTCTGCAGGCCGCGGACCTGGACGCCTTGCTCGACTACCGCAACCGTGCCCCCGAGGCGGAGCGCGCCCACCCCACTGAAGAGCATATCCTGCCGCTCTTCGTCGCCCTGGGGGCCGCCGGCGAACACTACGCGCTGCGCGTGCTCGAAGGCGGCGTGCAGCACGGCGTGCTGGCCATGGACCACTATCTCTTCTGCCCCTCGACTGTTCCCTCCGCACAGGACATGCTGCACGCAGCCATACCATCATGA
- a CDS encoding NADPH-dependent F420 reductase: MHITLIGTGNMGAAFARQLDRAGHQVRITGRDLAKAQALAEQFPHVEAYPAAQALGDSEVVIVATAYPDAVGALRSLGDLRGKVVIDITNPLTADYMGLTVGHSSSAAEEIAKALPGIELVKAFNTLFAQVLADGPLFAGGQRGSVFAASDSERARQTALALARSLGFEGVDAGGLVNARYLEPLAGLNIYLGYGAGLGTSIAPTWIHK, from the coding sequence ATGCACATCACCCTCATCGGCACCGGCAATATGGGCGCCGCCTTCGCGCGGCAACTGGACCGGGCCGGCCACCAGGTCCGGATCACCGGCCGCGACCTGGCCAAGGCCCAGGCGCTCGCGGAACAGTTCCCCCATGTCGAAGCCTACCCGGCCGCGCAAGCCCTCGGAGACAGCGAGGTCGTGATCGTCGCCACCGCCTACCCGGATGCCGTCGGCGCGCTGCGCAGCCTCGGCGACCTGCGCGGCAAGGTGGTCATCGACATCACCAATCCGCTGACCGCGGACTACATGGGCTTGACCGTCGGCCACAGCAGCAGCGCAGCCGAGGAAATTGCCAAGGCGCTGCCCGGCATCGAGTTGGTCAAGGCCTTCAACACCTTGTTCGCGCAGGTCCTGGCAGATGGCCCGCTGTTCGCCGGCGGGCAGCGCGGCAGCGTGTTCGCCGCCAGTGACAGCGAGCGAGCCAGGCAGACCGCGCTGGCGCTGGCACGCAGTCTCGGCTTCGAGGGCGTCGATGCCGGCGGCCTGGTGAATGCCCGTTACCTCGAGCCGCTGGCCGGCCTGAACATCTACCTTGGCTACGGCGCCGGCCTGGGCACTTCGATCGCCCCGACCTGGATCCACAAGTAA
- a CDS encoding FecR family protein, which translates to MSKADRSRDAAARWFARAQDPDISAQERQALAEWLAASERHRAEYAALERIWGTAGAMDAARLRALAEPAGGAGMPAARRAAAGWPGRRGAWVAGTCALALAGGWLAWQSAVPEPGGRVAGAQVPAAYQAAFSTAPGERRTVRLPDGSRIQLNTRSRVAVHFQAGRRDVALLEGEAMFEVAHDGAQPFIVDAGAGSVTVTGTRFDVRRRTAGMEVAVESGSVDVRGHSDAPRKAGAAVRLTAGLGATVDGSGAVAPAAPVDLSAALAWRDGKLVFNDRPLSEVAAEVSRYRRQPVRVADAVAARLRVSSVFSADDPDALLAALPHFLPVAVRQLADGSAEIFSP; encoded by the coding sequence ATGAGTAAAGCCGATCGTTCCCGTGATGCCGCCGCGCGCTGGTTCGCGCGGGCGCAGGATCCCGACATCAGCGCGCAGGAGCGGCAGGCCCTGGCCGAGTGGCTGGCCGCAAGCGAGCGGCACCGGGCCGAGTACGCGGCCCTGGAGCGGATCTGGGGAACTGCCGGCGCCATGGATGCGGCGCGCTTGCGCGCGCTGGCCGAGCCGGCTGGCGGGGCGGGAATGCCTGCGGCGCGGCGGGCGGCGGCGGGCTGGCCGGGGCGGCGAGGCGCCTGGGTGGCTGGCACGTGCGCGCTGGCGCTTGCCGGTGGCTGGCTGGCCTGGCAGTCCGCCGTGCCCGAGCCGGGCGGCAGGGTGGCCGGCGCACAGGTTCCGGCAGCCTACCAGGCCGCGTTCAGCACCGCGCCGGGCGAGCGCCGCACGGTCCGCCTTCCGGATGGCTCACGCATCCAGCTCAACACGCGCAGCCGCGTCGCGGTGCATTTCCAGGCCGGGCGGCGGGACGTCGCCTTGCTCGAGGGCGAGGCGATGTTCGAGGTCGCGCACGACGGCGCGCAGCCATTCATCGTGGACGCGGGCGCCGGATCGGTGACGGTGACCGGCACCCGCTTCGACGTGCGCCGCCGGACGGCCGGCATGGAGGTGGCGGTCGAGTCCGGTTCGGTCGACGTGCGCGGGCACTCCGACGCGCCGCGCAAGGCCGGGGCGGCAGTCAGGCTGACGGCGGGGCTGGGTGCCACGGTCGACGGCAGCGGCGCGGTCGCGCCGGCGGCGCCGGTCGACCTGTCCGCCGCGCTGGCCTGGCGCGACGGCAAGCTGGTGTTCAACGACAGGCCCTTGTCGGAGGTGGCGGCCGAAGTCTCGCGCTATCGCCGGCAGCCGGTGCGCGTGGCCGATGCCGTGGCCGCGCGGCTGCGCGTCAGCAGCGTGTTCAGCGCCGACGATCCCGATGCCCTGCTGGCGGCACTGCCACACTTCCTGCCGGTCGCCGTCCGCCAGCTGGCCGACGGCAGCGCGGAAATTTTTTCGCCATAG
- a CDS encoding LysR family transcriptional regulator, translating into MQVFCTVVDKGSFIAAAEPLDMSKAAVSRHVNALEARLGVRLLQRTTRRLSLTEAGRGFYQQAREVLGLMDAAESAVASGAVEPSGVLRLSAPLSFGIQHLAPLWADFLRAHPRIELDISLNDRVVDLVEEGFDMAVRIARLQDSSLIGRRLASTRMRLCAAPSYLARHPPLATPADLAAHPVIAYSHFATRNEWRFTGPEGEVSVQTHSTVRCNNGDTCRAIAIGGGGILLQPSFMLYQDLRHGDLVEILPAYRSVELGIYAVYPSRKHLPPKVRALIGYLAECFVDVAWDD; encoded by the coding sequence ATGCAGGTCTTCTGCACCGTCGTCGACAAGGGAAGCTTCATCGCGGCCGCGGAGCCTTTGGACATGTCCAAGGCCGCCGTATCGCGGCATGTCAACGCCCTGGAAGCACGGCTCGGGGTGCGGCTGCTGCAGCGGACGACGCGACGCCTGTCACTGACCGAGGCAGGGCGGGGCTTCTACCAGCAGGCGCGCGAGGTCCTGGGGCTGATGGACGCCGCGGAAAGCGCCGTGGCATCCGGTGCCGTCGAGCCGAGCGGTGTGCTGCGCCTGAGCGCGCCGCTGAGCTTCGGCATCCAGCACCTCGCGCCGCTGTGGGCGGACTTCCTGCGCGCCCACCCACGCATCGAACTGGATATCAGCCTGAATGACCGGGTGGTGGACCTGGTCGAGGAAGGCTTCGACATGGCGGTGCGGATCGCGCGCCTGCAGGACTCCTCGCTCATCGGCCGGCGCCTTGCCAGCACGCGCATGCGTCTCTGCGCCGCACCGTCCTACCTGGCGCGGCATCCACCCCTGGCGACGCCGGCCGATCTCGCCGCGCACCCCGTGATCGCGTACAGCCACTTCGCCACCCGCAATGAATGGCGCTTTACCGGGCCGGAGGGCGAGGTCAGCGTGCAGACGCACTCCACCGTACGCTGCAACAACGGCGACACGTGCCGCGCCATCGCCATCGGCGGCGGCGGCATTCTGCTGCAGCCGAGCTTCATGCTGTACCAAGACCTGCGCCACGGCGACCTGGTGGAGATTCTCCCGGCGTACCGATCCGTCGAGCTGGGCATCTATGCGGTCTATCCCTCGCGCAAGCACCTGCCGCCGAAGGTCCGCGCCCTGATCGGCTATCTGGCGGAGTGCTTCGTCGATGTCGCCTGGGATGATTGA
- a CDS encoding VTT domain-containing protein, which produces MVSPAFISEWGAWAVFLSVLVTQLGAPVPAAPMLLLAGSQVAAGFVSFGSVFAAAVAGVLISDGLWFTLGRRYGRHLLTRLVRVSLSLDSSIRRTHAWFERYGAPLLLVAKFVPGLGLVASPLLGSTKIDRRIFFSWDLAGGAMWSGAWLAGGTLFGSQLNRMMLAVSAHGITVAETLLAVVAVFLAYRWIQRLRFRRWLAHIRITPQQLDAMMRSEHPPVILDARPHAVRQAEPHRIPGAMLIDLASPGKVDEALLEHDLVVYCVCPNEATAKTISQQMRRKGFRHIRALKGGLDAWELHGYPVEPLSMAAGAGPQGYGDARKDDDKGEVTVRAIAPD; this is translated from the coding sequence ATGGTTTCCCCCGCTTTCATTTCCGAATGGGGAGCTTGGGCCGTGTTCCTCAGTGTGCTGGTCACACAACTCGGCGCGCCGGTTCCGGCCGCGCCCATGCTTCTGCTCGCCGGCTCGCAGGTCGCGGCCGGCTTCGTCTCCTTCGGTTCGGTATTCGCGGCAGCCGTCGCCGGTGTCCTGATCTCGGACGGACTGTGGTTTACGCTCGGACGCCGCTACGGACGCCATCTCCTCACGAGACTGGTCCGCGTATCGCTGTCGCTCGACTCGAGCATACGGCGGACCCACGCCTGGTTCGAGCGGTACGGAGCGCCGCTGCTGCTGGTCGCGAAATTCGTCCCCGGCCTTGGGCTGGTCGCCTCCCCGCTGTTGGGCAGCACCAAGATCGACCGGAGGATCTTCTTCTCGTGGGACCTCGCCGGAGGGGCGATGTGGTCGGGCGCGTGGCTCGCCGGGGGAACCCTGTTCGGTTCGCAGCTGAACCGCATGATGCTGGCGGTCAGCGCGCACGGCATCACCGTCGCCGAAACGCTGCTCGCGGTCGTGGCAGTATTCCTGGCCTACCGGTGGATCCAGCGCCTGCGCTTCCGCCGCTGGCTCGCGCATATCCGGATCACGCCTCAGCAACTCGATGCGATGATGCGGTCGGAGCACCCTCCGGTCATTCTCGACGCACGCCCGCACGCCGTCCGCCAGGCAGAGCCGCACCGCATTCCGGGCGCCATGCTCATCGACCTCGCCTCCCCTGGGAAAGTCGATGAGGCGCTGCTCGAACATGACCTCGTCGTCTATTGCGTCTGCCCGAACGAAGCCACCGCCAAGACGATATCGCAGCAGATGCGCCGCAAGGGCTTCCGGCACATACGCGCCTTGAAGGGCGGCCTGGATGCGTGGGAGCTTCACGGCTACCCGGTGGAGCCCTTGTCCATGGCGGCCGGGGCCGGACCGCAGGGTTACGGGGATGCCCGAAAGGACGACGACAAGGGCGAAGTCACTGTGCGCGCGATTGCTCCGGATTGA
- a CDS encoding DODA-type extradiol aromatic ring-opening family dioxygenase translates to MTPSTSARMPTYFISHGGGPWPWMPQALQTTYARLAAALADMPRQVGRKPKAILMVSAHWEAPAFTVQGAERPGMIYDYYGFPEETYQVRYASSGSPALAVRTLELVRAAGLPADIDAARGYDHGMFSPMAVMIPEADVPVVQLSLLRGLDPEAHIRLGRSLAALRDEEVLIVGSGLSYHNLRAFGPAGQAASAAFDGWLGDALMHHEGSARTERLLRWEQAPAARQAHPREEHLIPVMVAAGAAENEAATRVYHEDGFAGGISVSSYRFG, encoded by the coding sequence ATGACCCCAAGTACCTCAGCCCGCATGCCCACGTATTTCATTTCGCACGGTGGCGGCCCCTGGCCATGGATGCCACAGGCGTTGCAGACCACGTATGCGCGCCTGGCGGCCGCGCTTGCCGACATGCCGCGCCAGGTGGGACGCAAGCCGAAGGCGATCCTGATGGTGTCGGCCCATTGGGAGGCGCCTGCCTTTACCGTGCAGGGGGCGGAGCGCCCGGGCATGATCTACGACTACTACGGCTTTCCTGAAGAAACCTACCAGGTCCGCTATGCCTCCTCCGGTTCTCCTGCGCTGGCGGTGCGTACCCTCGAACTCGTGCGCGCGGCAGGGTTGCCGGCCGACATCGATGCCGCGCGCGGCTACGACCATGGCATGTTCTCCCCGATGGCCGTCATGATTCCCGAGGCCGACGTGCCGGTGGTACAGCTGTCGCTGCTGCGCGGGCTCGACCCCGAGGCGCATATCCGCCTCGGCCGCAGTCTTGCGGCGCTGCGCGACGAGGAGGTGCTGATCGTCGGCAGCGGCCTGAGCTACCACAATCTGCGTGCCTTCGGCCCAGCGGGCCAGGCCGCGTCGGCGGCCTTCGATGGCTGGCTGGGCGATGCGCTGATGCATCACGAAGGCAGTGCCCGAACCGAACGGCTGCTGCGATGGGAGCAGGCACCCGCTGCCCGCCAGGCCCACCCGCGCGAAGAACACCTGATTCCCGTCATGGTCGCCGCGGGTGCCGCCGAGAACGAGGCCGCCACGCGCGTCTATCACGAGGACGGTTTCGCCGGCGGCATCTCGGTTTCGAGCTATCGCTTCGGCTGA
- a CDS encoding patatin-like phospholipase family protein has translation MKPRARTEKQAIDPVEPRHEAGGAGAPRALPYETIALVLQGGGALGAYQAGVFEGLHEAGIPLDWIAGISIGALNTALIAGNAPEHRVDRLRQFWETICQPAFFPAIPVAFESALFNSIDQVRTLFTASQAASAMMQGQQGFFVPRFPPPLPGVPDHPEKISWYDTSALRATLLKLCDFDRINAGETRVSVGAVNVGTGNFVYFDNVHTRLAPEHFIASGALPPAFPPVEIDGEYYWDGGVVSNTPLMEVLGARPRRDTLAFQVDLWSARGPLPRTMGAVTERTKDVQYSSRTRFVTDTLEREQRYRNVLRKVLDQLPEAQRRSDPWCLEAEALACSKKYNIQHLIYQQKAHERHYKDYQFGLSTMRDHWSAGLADIRRTLANKDGLALPDNDAGFVTHDVHRKAVTP, from the coding sequence ATGAAGCCGCGCGCTCGCACCGAAAAGCAGGCCATCGATCCGGTCGAGCCGCGCCACGAGGCGGGCGGGGCGGGCGCTCCGCGCGCGCTGCCCTACGAGACGATCGCGCTCGTGCTGCAGGGCGGTGGCGCCCTTGGCGCGTATCAGGCCGGAGTCTTCGAGGGGCTGCACGAGGCGGGCATTCCCCTCGACTGGATCGCGGGCATCTCGATCGGCGCGCTCAACACCGCGCTGATTGCGGGCAATGCGCCCGAGCATCGCGTCGATCGGCTGCGCCAGTTCTGGGAGACGATCTGCCAGCCCGCGTTCTTTCCGGCGATCCCGGTGGCGTTCGAGTCAGCGCTGTTCAACAGCATCGACCAGGTGCGCACGCTCTTCACCGCGTCGCAGGCCGCGAGCGCGATGATGCAGGGCCAGCAGGGCTTCTTCGTGCCGCGCTTTCCGCCGCCTCTGCCGGGCGTGCCCGACCATCCGGAGAAGATCAGCTGGTACGACACCTCCGCACTGCGCGCGACCTTGCTCAAGCTGTGCGATTTCGATCGCATCAACGCCGGCGAGACCCGCGTTTCCGTGGGGGCGGTCAATGTCGGCACCGGCAACTTCGTCTACTTCGACAATGTGCATACGCGCCTCGCGCCGGAGCACTTCATCGCGTCGGGTGCGCTGCCGCCCGCGTTCCCGCCCGTCGAGATCGATGGCGAATACTATTGGGACGGCGGCGTCGTGTCGAACACGCCGCTGATGGAGGTGCTGGGCGCACGGCCGCGCCGCGATACGCTCGCCTTCCAGGTGGACCTGTGGAGCGCGCGCGGACCGCTGCCGCGCACCATGGGCGCCGTCACCGAGCGGACGAAGGATGTGCAGTATTCGAGTCGGACGCGCTTCGTTACCGATACGCTGGAGCGCGAGCAACGGTATCGCAACGTGCTGCGCAAGGTGCTCGATCAGTTGCCGGAGGCGCAGCGCCGGAGCGACCCCTGGTGTCTCGAGGCCGAGGCGCTGGCATGCAGCAAGAAATACAACATCCAGCACCTGATCTACCAGCAGAAGGCGCACGAGCGTCACTACAAGGACTATCAGTTCGGGCTGTCGACCATGCGCGATCACTGGTCCGCCGGGCTCGCCGATATCCGCAGGACACTCGCCAACAAGGATGGTCTTGCCCTGCCGGACAATGACGCGGGCTTCGTGACGCATGACGTCCATCGCAAGGCCGTCACGCCGTGA
- a CDS encoding sigma-70 family RNA polymerase sigma factor, with the protein MPSRTLRALGLFAYYEELVNTWTRKLSNRHAAEDLTQDALLRVLEAKAAPEQARAYLHRTARNLAIDAFRQQGGRESLALDSIESHPATCGDPEAECSAVQFAAQIEAALAELPLKCRQVFVWQRLDGCSQQEIAERLGVSKNMVEKYMIRAMRHLRDRVGALGPH; encoded by the coding sequence ATGCCGTCCCGGACCCTGCGAGCGCTGGGGCTGTTCGCCTACTACGAAGAGTTGGTGAACACCTGGACGCGCAAACTGAGCAACCGCCATGCCGCCGAAGACCTGACGCAGGATGCGTTGCTGCGCGTCCTGGAGGCCAAGGCAGCCCCTGAGCAGGCACGGGCCTACCTGCACCGGACGGCGAGGAACCTGGCGATCGACGCGTTCCGGCAGCAGGGCGGCCGCGAGTCGTTGGCGCTTGACAGCATCGAGTCCCATCCCGCAACCTGCGGGGATCCCGAGGCAGAGTGCAGCGCGGTGCAGTTCGCCGCGCAGATCGAAGCGGCGCTGGCCGAGTTGCCGCTGAAGTGCCGGCAGGTGTTCGTGTGGCAACGCCTCGACGGCTGCTCGCAGCAGGAGATCGCCGAGCGCCTCGGTGTCTCGAAGAACATGGTCGAGAAGTACATGATCCGCGCGATGCGGCACCTGCGCGATCGCGTGGGGGCGCTGGGTCCGCACTGA
- a CDS encoding 3-hydroxybutyrate dehydrogenase: MSTLNGKTAVVTGAASGIGKEIALELAKAGAAVAIADLNQDGANAVAEEIRQAGGKAIGVAMDVTNEDAVNHGIDKVAETFGSVDILVSNAGIQIVNPIENYAFADWKKMQAIHVDGAFLTTKAALKHMYKDDRGGVVIYMGSVHSHEASPLKSAYVTAKHGLLGLARVLAKEGARHNVRSHVVCPGFVRTPLVEKQIPEQAKELGISEEDVVKKVMLGNTVDGVFTTVQDVAQTVLFLSAFPSAALTGQSFVVSHGWFMQ; this comes from the coding sequence ATGAGCACGCTGAACGGAAAGACCGCAGTGGTCACGGGCGCCGCGAGCGGCATCGGCAAGGAAATCGCGCTGGAGCTGGCCAAGGCCGGCGCAGCGGTGGCGATCGCCGACCTGAACCAGGATGGCGCCAATGCCGTTGCCGAAGAGATCCGGCAGGCCGGCGGCAAGGCCATCGGCGTCGCGATGGACGTGACGAACGAGGATGCTGTCAACCACGGCATCGACAAGGTGGCCGAGACCTTCGGCTCGGTCGACATCCTGGTGTCGAACGCGGGTATCCAGATCGTCAACCCGATCGAGAACTATGCGTTCGCTGACTGGAAGAAGATGCAGGCGATCCACGTCGACGGCGCGTTCCTGACGACGAAGGCGGCGCTCAAGCACATGTACAAGGACGATCGCGGTGGCGTGGTGATCTATATGGGGTCGGTGCACTCGCATGAGGCGTCCCCGCTCAAGTCGGCCTACGTGACGGCGAAGCATGGCCTGCTGGGGCTGGCGCGCGTGCTGGCGAAAGAGGGCGCCAGGCACAATGTGCGTTCGCATGTCGTGTGCCCGGGTTTCGTGCGCACGCCGCTGGTGGAGAAGCAGATTCCGGAACAAGCGAAGGAGCTGGGAATCAGCGAGGAGGATGTGGTGAAGAAGGTGATGCTCGGCAATACGGTCGACGGTGTGTTTACCACGGTGCAGGACGTCGCCCAGACCGTGCTGTTCCTGTCGGCATTCCCGAGCGCCGCGCTCACCGGCCAGTCGTTTGTGGTCAGCCACGGCTGGTTCATGCAATGA
- a CDS encoding alpha/beta hydrolase: protein MNATIVFSELQQEPHSGLQFRIGRGAEAPLARVLLLHGVGGNEDNLASLARHLPAGVEVLLLRAPLPLGAQGFAWFQVSFTANGPVIRAEQAEDSRLRLLRLLDALPPLPTVIAGFSQGGILSASVGLSAPEKVAGFGLLSGRILPELESHIAPVEALRSLSAFVGHGRRDDKLPAKWAELAEAWLQRLGVSHQTRFYEMGHEIIGEEVADFIQWLRPTLNLGLD, encoded by the coding sequence ATGAACGCAACCATCGTCTTCTCCGAACTCCAGCAGGAGCCGCATTCCGGCCTCCAATTCCGCATCGGCCGCGGTGCCGAAGCCCCGCTGGCCCGTGTCCTGCTGCTGCATGGCGTAGGCGGCAACGAGGACAACCTCGCCAGCCTGGCCCGCCATCTGCCCGCCGGCGTCGAGGTCCTGCTGCTGCGGGCCCCCTTGCCACTCGGCGCGCAAGGCTTCGCCTGGTTCCAGGTCAGCTTTACCGCCAACGGCCCGGTCATCCGTGCGGAACAGGCTGAAGACAGCCGCCTGCGCCTGCTGCGCCTGCTCGACGCATTGCCGCCGCTGCCGACCGTGATCGCGGGATTCAGCCAGGGCGGCATCCTCAGCGCCAGCGTCGGGCTCAGCGCACCGGAGAAAGTCGCCGGCTTCGGCCTGTTGAGCGGACGGATCCTGCCCGAGCTGGAAAGCCATATCGCGCCAGTGGAAGCACTGCGCTCCCTCTCGGCCTTCGTCGGGCACGGCCGGCGTGACGACAAACTGCCCGCGAAGTGGGCCGAGCTGGCCGAAGCGTGGCTGCAGCGTCTCGGCGTCAGCCACCAGACCCGCTTCTACGAGATGGGGCACGAGATCATCGGAGAAGAAGTCGCCGATTTCATCCAGTGGCTGCGCCCGACCCTCAACCTGGGCCTCGACTGA